The genomic DNA GGCGAGCTCCTCTTTATCATAAGAGAACTTATCCTCTAAATGGAGAACGCCGATCGGCCTCCTTCGAAAGTATAATGCTACGTCCTCCCCTGTCTTCATGCCTTTCGCCGCTTCGCTGTCCTTTGGGGAAAACATTACAGGGACCGTCCAGGGTAGGCCGTTTCCTAACCTCTCTTTGTATAACACGTTCAGGTATTCGTCCTCGGTCATGAATCCCTCTAAAGGGCTATAAGCCCCGATGGCGATTTTCTCGAGATCTAACGCTGCTCTCTTATCTGTCTCTAGCCTCGGAAGCTCATCGATCCCCTTTAACCACTTACACCTCTCCTCGTCGCCCATTACCCTCCATACTAGTTTCCCGCCATAGGGTTCTGACACCATGCCGCTCCCCCACCCTAGGTCCTCACCTTAAACCTGTGATGTAGTCCACATTCCTTTACGGCATCCACTTCCCACCACCACCTACCTGCTCTTTCATCCTCCCCTGGTCCGATCGGCCTCGTACAGGGGGCGCAACCTATGCTGGAGTAGCCCTTGTCGTAAAGCTCATTGTACGGAACCTTGTTTTCCACTATATAGGTCCATACTTGCTCCGTAGACCAGTCTGCTATTGGATTGATCTTCACCAATCCGCCGTGATCTTGATCCAACTCTATCTTAGCGATGCCCTCCCGGGAGGGTGCCTGTCCCCTCCTTAAACCCGTTATCCAAGCCTCTAAGCTTTTCAAGGCCCTCGTCAGGGGTTCAACCTTCCTGA from Candidatus Bathyarchaeota archaeon includes the following:
- a CDS encoding phosphoadenylyl-sulfate reductase, producing MIKRNELEGLRRKFEDEDAEAILEWALDKFHPKIALASSFSAEDVVLIDMLCKVHGNPRIFTIDTGRLPQETYILIDRVRDRYGVTIEVYFPRTGDVEAMVRNHGPNLFYRDLDSRILCCNVRKVEPLTRALKSLEAWITGLRRGQAPSREGIAKIELDQDHGGLVKINPIADWSTEQVWTYIVENKVPYNELYDKGYSSIGCAPCTRPIGPGEDERAGRWWWEVDAVKECGLHHRFKVRT